The genomic window CTCACGCTCGATGCATCGCTCGGCGAAAACGACTTCCTGCCGCAGGAGCTCGCGCGGCAGATGTGGGAGATCGATACGGCGGTGCCGGGTTCCACGCGCACTCTGGGTTGGGACACGCCGTCGCCGGAAGGCTCGTCGGCGGGAACGAAGGTCTCGGAACAGACGGTGGGACATCTAGGGTTCACCGGGACGTCGCTGTGGATCGATCGGCCTCGACGCTTGTCGATCACGTTGCTCACCAATCGCGTTCACCCGTCGCGCGACAACGATCGGATCCGTGAGTTCCGTCCGCGAATCCACGATGCGGTGCTAGAAACGTTCGGATGAGCAGCCGATCGATCCACATGACGGCCATCGGGGGTGTCGGGATGACTTCGTTGGCGGGTCTCCTGGTCGCTCTCGGGCATCGCGTGCGCGGTTCCGACTTGGAGGTCTACCCGCCGGCGAGCGACCAACTCGCGGCCCTCGGCGTGCCGGTTGCCAAGGGGTACGCGGCGAAAAACCTCTCTCCGCGCCCGGATCTTCTCGTGATGGGCAATGCGATTCGCGCCGACAATCCCGAGGCGGTCGAGGCGCGCCGGCGCGGCATCCCCACGCTTTCGATGCCGGAGGCGCTGGAAACCCTCCTGCTCCCGTCGCGGACACCGCTCGTCATCGCCGGTACTCATGGGAAGACGACGACGTCGAGCTTCCTTGCGTGGGTGCTCGAGACCGCGGGCCGCAATCCCGGTTGGTTCATCGGTGGCGCGCCGCTGGATCTCCCTGCGGGGTATCGCCTCGGGGAGGGGGCGGCGTTCGTTCTCGAAGGGGACGAGTATGATTCGGCCTACTTCGACAAGGGGCCGAAATTCCTCCACTACCGACCGGCGGGCGTCGTGCTGACATCGGTCGAGTTCGACCACGCGGACATCTACCGCGATCTCGACCATGTGAAGTCGAGCTTTGCGCGACTGTTGGCGCTCCTACCCGACGGCGCGCCGCTCGCCGTGTCCGCGGAGTTTCCGCACGCACTCGCGGTCGCTCGAGATTCGGGGCGAGAGTTTCTCACGTTCGCCGCACCAGGCGAGGCGGACTGGAGTGCGGTCGATCTTTCCGATGGGCCCGGCGGTCTGCAATTCCTCGCGCGCGGACCGGATGAAGAGTTCGCGCTCACCAGTCCGCTCCTCGGTCGGATGAATGCGCGCAACATCCTCGGCGTGGCGGTTCTCGCTCGGAAGTTCGGCGTGCCGGTGGAGGCGATTCAGCGCGCGACGAAGACGTTCCACGGGGTCCGTCGTCGTCAACAACTCGTTCTCGATGGCGAGGTCACGTTGATCGACGACTTCGCGCACCATCCGACTGCGATCGAGGGTACGCTCACCGCCGTGCGTGATCGTTACCCCGGTCGTCGCGTGTGGGCGCTCTTCGATCCTCGCTCGAATACGACGCGACGCCGCATCTTCCAGGATCAGATCGCCGATGCGTTGGCGCAAGCCGACGTCGTGGTCTTCGGACCCGTGCATCGCGCCGAACTGCTCGACGAGGACGATCGGTTCTCTCCGCCGGAAGCATGCGCTCGGATCGCGGGGAAAGGTCGAACCGCGGATGCCGCGGTGGACCACGACGACCTTGCGCAGCGAGTGCTTTCCGGCGCACGCCCGGGCGACGTCGTAGCGGTTCTATCCAACGGCGCGTTCGGAGGGGTTCTCGAGAAGATCCGGACCGGCCTCGAGAAGAAGTTTTGACGCTATAGATTTTGTAGAACAAAAAAGATTTATATTACAAAGAATAGTGGTCTACAAAATGCCCTGGGAGATAGCTCACAGGAGAGACCACCATGCATTTCTTCGGATCCGCGGCAGTCGCAGCACGGGGCATCCTCGCTTCCGCACCGGTCCTGGCCGTTCTGGGGGCCGGCGCTCCGTGCGAATCGTTCGAAAAGAAACACGGCCACCCCTGATTGGCGGAGGATTCATCCGAGGGGAAGGTTACCTGGCTCGCCAGCATCGCCGAGGGGCTCGCCGAGAGGCAGCTGGAAGAGTTCGCTCTGGCGCGCGCGTACTTCGATGAGGTCGGGCTTCTCCTGGGAACGGATGCGGATCGCGCGGCAGAGGCGCGCAGCGCACTCGCGGTCGCTTACGCCGGCGGCGACGAGCGCTTCGTGTTGCAGCCGGCTCTGCGGTGGCGCGTGACGGCGGCCGGCGACCTGCGGTTCATGTACCCTCGTTCTTCTGCGGCCTGCGCACGTCGCAGGAGAATTTCGACACCGAGGAGGCGTTCACGATCGCCCGTGTCTGGACGGACGCGGCTACGGGCACCTAGCACGAGTATCAGGATCTGGTCCGTCGGCAGTTCGCTCTGACCGGTCGAGGCCGCGTGTTCGACAGCCTCCGCAAGAACCTCGAGGCGATCCAGGGCCTCGCCTGTCTTCAGTGGGGCGAGGAGGAGGAGAAAGCCACCTTCTCGCTCAAGGAGCGCCTCGCCGAGGGCATCGAGTTCTTCCTGTGCGCGGCCCGCGCCTGATCGACTCCGCTCGCGCCGGCCGGGCGTTGACCGATTCGGGCCTCTGTTGGACGCCATGCTCGACAACATGTCGGGCGGAAGGCTGATTCTCGGACTGGGTCGGGGTCTGGGTCGCGTGGAGTTCGAAGGGTTCGGTGTCGACATGAACACGAGTCGCACGCGCTTCGTCGAGTACGCGGAGATGCTGCTCCGTGGGCTGGAAGACGGATTCCTGGAGTACGACGGCGAGTACCTAAAGCAGGAACGACGCGAGATTCGTCCGAGGCCCTTCAAGTCGTGCCGTCGGTCGCGCACGCCTGACGGCGCAGCTCGTTCTCAGAACAACCGGACCGGCGTGACGCCGGGCTTCCCGTAGAGGCCTCGGTAGATCCGGTAGTTCTCCAGGACCTTCTTCACGTAGCCGCGGGTTTCGCGGTACGAGATCAGCTCCACGAACTCGTCTCCACGCAAGCGGCCGTTCTGGTCGAGCCAGCGATTCGCGGGGCGCGGGCCGGCGTTATACGCCGCGATTGCCGGGATCGCGCGTCCGTCGAAACGGTCGAGCATTTTGCGGAAGTAGCGGGCCCCCAAGTCGATGTTGACCTCGGGATCCCAGAGCTCCCATCTCTTCATCGTGCGCCCGGTCATCGCACTCGCGGTGCTGGGGAGGAGCTGCATCACACCCTGAGCGTCCGCCGGTGAGGCGATGCGCTCGTCGAACATGCTCTCCTGGCGAGCGATCGACGCGAGAAGCAGGGGGTCGATGCCGTACTTTCGGCCGGCTTTCTGGAAGGCGGGCCAATGCGCGAGAGGTCGTAGCTTCTGGTCGAGGCCGGAGACGCCTTGGCTCCGCAGCCGGGCGGCGAGACGGATCACCTGCCGGTGTGCGCCGAGGGACTCGTACTCGCGCAGGAGAAGCGCGCTAGGTCCGGCCGCGTTCCGCGCACCTGCCAACTCCCGCATCGCGTCGTCGCGAAATCCGAGGTCGCGTAGGAGTCGGGCACGCTCCAGATGGTTGCGCGCCGCGGTGGGCACTGTCGCTGCGGAGACGGGGCGAGGAGAGGGCCCGGCCCCGTTGTCGAATCGCTCTGGTACGCCGAGCCACCAGGTGTAGTAGCTGCGCGGTGATCGCGCTCCGAGTCGCGCGTACGCAGCCTTTGCGTCGTCCGACCGTCCGGCGGCCGCGAGAGCGCGCCCCGACCAATACAGCGCATCGTCGCGCCCGCTGATCCGCCGCCAGGCAGCGGCCGCGCCGGCGGCGTCGCCGTTTCGGTACCGAACGAAGCCGGCGCGCCAGGCGCTTTCTTCGGCGACCTTGGAGTTCGGGTAGCGGCCGGCAATCGTCTCGTAGTGCCGCGCGGCCTCGGACGCGGCCCCACGTGCCTCGTCGATCCGACCGAGTGCATAGAGCGCCTCTGGTGCTTGCGCGTGCCTGGGGAAGCGTTCGGCGAGTCGTCGGAAGTCGCGCGCGGCGGCCTCGTTCCGATCCGCGTTCCACTCGATCCGGGCCCGCTCGGCGAGCGCTTGAGCGGCGGCATCCGGATCGCCCGAGGCGGCGGCCTTCCCGTACGCGGCGGTCGCTTCACGCGACCGGCCCGCGCTCTTCAGGATCCGTGCCCTGAGGAGAAGTGCCTTCCCGGAGGAGGCCTTGCCGAGCGCGGCGAGGGCCGCGTCCGGACGGCCCTCCTTCAGGCGAGCGGACGCGACCTTCTCCGAGAACTGAGCGGAGCTCATGCCGAGCACTTTCGGGCCCTTGGCCTCCAGGCCTTCGCGGACGACGGTCGCGGCGCGGCCGACGTCGCCCGGTCGGCCGGCGAGTTCCAGGGTGAGGGAGTACGCTTCGCGCGGGCGGCCGAGGGCTTCCAGGGCGCGGGCCTTACCCAGCATCGCGCGACTCCGGCTCTTGCTCTCCCAGGCGCGTATGGCGGTGTCGAAATAGCGCAGAGCCTGCTTCGGGTTCCGTCGTTTCAGCTCGATCTCGCCGCGCTCGGTGGCCGCGGAACTGACCCACACGCTTCGGTGGTGGTCGCGCAGGAGCGTGTCGAGGTTGCGGACCGCGCCGGCGGTGTCGCCGTTCTGAGCCGCGAGATGGCCGGCCCAGTAAAGTCCGTGGTCCGCGAGTTCGGGCACCACGACGACAGTCCGCTCGAAGGCCCGGCGCGCGGCCGTGGTGCGTCCGGCGTCCATGTCGATGCGGCCCTGCCTGAAGACCGCCGCTCGAGTGATTGCCGGCCTCGGATCGTCCGCGGCGTCCGCCGGCGGTGGGAGCTGGGTTGCGAACACGAAGAGAACGGCCAGCGCGACCGTGCGTGTTCCGTTCCCTTCTGTTCGCCGAGTTCCGGCGCGCGCGATCAGGACGCCGCCTTTGCGTGGGTATTCGGCTTGCCCGTTTCGACCCCGGCG from Candidatus Binatia bacterium includes these protein-coding regions:
- a CDS encoding LLM class flavin-dependent oxidoreductase produces the protein MLDNMSGGRLILGLGRGLGRVEFEGFGVDMNTSRTRFVEYAEMLLRGLEDGFLEYDGEYLKQERREIRPRPFKSCRRSRTPDGAARSQNNRTGVTPGFP
- a CDS encoding transglycosylase SLT domain-containing protein, with the protein product MDAGRTTAARRAFERTVVVVPELADHGLYWAGHLAAQNGDTAGAVRNLDTLLRDHHRSVWVSSAATERGEIELKRRNPKQALRYFDTAIRAWESKSRSRAMLGKARALEALGRPREAYSLTLELAGRPGDVGRAATVVREGLEAKGPKVLGMSSAQFSEKVASARLKEGRPDAALAALGKASSGKALLLRARILKSAGRSREATAAYGKAAASGDPDAAAQALAERARIEWNADRNEAAARDFRRLAERFPRHAQAPEALYALGRIDEARGAASEAARHYETIAGRYPNSKVAEESAWRAGFVRYRNGDAAGAAAAWRRISGRDDALYWSGRALAAAGRSDDAKAAYARLGARSPRSYYTWWLGVPERFDNGAGPSPRPVSAATVPTAARNHLERARLLRDLGFRDDAMRELAGARNAAGPSALLLREYESLGAHRQVIRLAARLRSQGVSGLDQKLRPLAHWPAFQKAGRKYGIDPLLLASIARQESMFDERIASPADAQGVMQLLPSTASAMTGRTMKRWELWDPEVNIDLGARYFRKMLDRFDGRAIPAIAAYNAGPRPANRWLDQNGRLRGDEFVELISYRETRGYVKKVLENYRIYRGLYGKPGVTPVRLF
- a CDS encoding Mur ligase domain-containing protein, which gives rise to MSSRSIHMTAIGGVGMTSLAGLLVALGHRVRGSDLEVYPPASDQLAALGVPVAKGYAAKNLSPRPDLLVMGNAIRADNPEAVEARRRGIPTLSMPEALETLLLPSRTPLVIAGTHGKTTTSSFLAWVLETAGRNPGWFIGGAPLDLPAGYRLGEGAAFVLEGDEYDSAYFDKGPKFLHYRPAGVVLTSVEFDHADIYRDLDHVKSSFARLLALLPDGAPLAVSAEFPHALAVARDSGREFLTFAAPGEADWSAVDLSDGPGGLQFLARGPDEEFALTSPLLGRMNARNILGVAVLARKFGVPVEAIQRATKTFHGVRRRQQLVLDGEVTLIDDFAHHPTAIEGTLTAVRDRYPGRRVWALFDPRSNTTRRRIFQDQIADALAQADVVVFGPVHRAELLDEDDRFSPPEACARIAGKGRTADAAVDHDDLAQRVLSGARPGDVVAVLSNGAFGGVLEKIRTGLEKKF